A stretch of Methanobrevibacter sp. YE315 DNA encodes these proteins:
- the cysE gene encoding serine O-acetyltransferase has product MLDQLRREIDAIKQKDPAMRSTVEAFFCYPGFYAILFHRINHYLWNHSLKFLARFFSTLARLLTGIEIHPGAQLGEGVFIDHGMGIVIGETAIVGDDVLIYQGVILGGTTTNKGKRHPTVEKGVIIGAGAKVMGNITIGEYAKIGTGAVVLKDVPPESTCVGVPGRIVKCKNQSHVVDLEHSKLPDPVAAAIRRLEKQIHENEKLIEILLEKNGLPIPDDELDEDYNFEELFGYYGDKK; this is encoded by the coding sequence ATGCTTGACCAGTTGAGAAGAGAAATAGATGCTATAAAACAAAAAGATCCTGCAATGCGTTCAACAGTGGAGGCATTCTTTTGTTATCCTGGATTCTATGCGATATTATTCCATAGAATCAATCATTATTTATGGAATCATTCATTAAAGTTTCTTGCAAGGTTTTTCTCAACCTTGGCTCGTCTTCTCACAGGTATTGAAATACATCCCGGCGCACAATTGGGTGAAGGTGTATTTATAGATCATGGAATGGGAATTGTAATTGGAGAAACAGCAATTGTTGGGGATGATGTATTAATATATCAAGGAGTAATCCTCGGTGGTACCACCACCAACAAAGGCAAAAGACACCCGACAGTTGAAAAAGGAGTTATCATAGGTGCAGGTGCTAAAGTAATGGGTAACATTACAATTGGTGAATATGCTAAAATCGGTACCGGTGCGGTAGTCCTTAAAGATGTTCCTCCAGAATCCACCTGTGTTGGTGTTCCAGGAAGGATTGTTAAATGTAAAAATCAAAGCCATGTTGTTGATTTGGAACACAGCAAATTGCCGGACCCTGTTGCAGCCGCAATCAGACGTTTAGAAAAGCAAATTCATGAAAACGAAAAACTCATTGAAATTCTGCTTGAAAAGAATGGATTGCCGATACCTGATGATGAACTGGATGAGGATTATAATTTCGAAGAATTATTTGGTTATTACGGTGATAAAAAATGA
- the cysK gene encoding cysteine synthase A, translating to MVNIPELKRGVLDSITDAIGNTPIVRLNNLTEGLEAEVDVKIESFNPANSVKDRVGVAMIEDAENKGLIKPGDTIIEPTSGNTGIGLGFVSAAKGYKLILTMPDTMSVERRKLLAIFGAEIVLTPGSEGMGGAIAKAKELHEETPNSIILGQFDNPANVDIHYRTTAQEILRDTEGNVDIVVSAVGTGGTATGIAKGLKEKLPDVKVVAVEPKESQTLGKGEKGPHKIQGIGAGFVPSIYDADLIDEIIPVASEDAGKTFLALAKKEGIFTGISSGAATWAALELAKREENKGKRIIAILPDAGDRYLSVDWLFE from the coding sequence ATGGTAAATATTCCAGAATTAAAAAGAGGAGTATTGGATAGCATTACTGATGCAATAGGAAATACTCCAATTGTAAGATTAAATAATTTAACAGAAGGATTAGAAGCGGAAGTTGATGTTAAGATTGAATCATTCAATCCAGCAAACAGTGTTAAAGACCGTGTTGGAGTGGCAATGATTGAAGATGCAGAAAATAAAGGCTTAATAAAACCTGGAGACACAATCATCGAACCGACAAGTGGAAATACCGGTATAGGATTAGGTTTTGTTTCAGCTGCAAAAGGATACAAGTTAATTTTAACAATGCCTGATACAATGTCTGTTGAAAGAAGAAAACTTTTAGCAATTTTCGGAGCTGAAATTGTATTGACACCAGGTTCTGAAGGAATGGGTGGGGCTATTGCAAAAGCAAAAGAATTGCATGAAGAAACTCCAAATTCCATTATCTTAGGCCAATTTGATAATCCTGCCAATGTGGATATTCACTACAGGACTACAGCTCAGGAAATCCTAAGAGACACAGAAGGCAATGTAGATATTGTCGTATCAGCTGTAGGAACAGGTGGAACAGCTACTGGAATTGCAAAAGGCCTAAAAGAAAAACTTCCTGATGTTAAGGTTGTTGCAGTAGAACCAAAAGAATCACAAACCTTAGGTAAAGGAGAAAAAGGACCTCATAAAATTCAAGGTATTGGTGCAGGTTTTGTTCCGTCAATTTATGATGCGGATTTGATTGATGAAATCATTCCTGTTGCCAGTGAAGATGCGGGAAAAACTTTCCTTGCACTTGCTAAAAAGGAAGGTATTTTCACCGGTATATCATCAGGTGCTGCGACTTGGGCTGCATTGGAATTGGCTAAAAGGGAAGAAAATAAAGGTAAAAGAATAATTGCTATATTACCTGATGCAGGGGACAGATATCTCTCTGTAGATTGGTTATTTGAATAA
- the nth gene encoding endonuclease III → MNKEERVIRLIEELENTFEIRTFLDHDPYKVLIRTILSQRTRDENTDQATNNLFSKYKDIYEVVDAPIDDIKELIRPAGFYNVKAARIVEVSQILIDEYGGEVPDTVEELVKLPGVGRKTANCVMVFAFELPAIPVDTHVHRISNRLGLVDTKDPEDTEFELSKIAPRDLWIKLNDLMVQFGQNICKPISPQCEICPCTDICDYFKDNP, encoded by the coding sequence GTGAATAAGGAAGAGCGCGTAATTAGATTGATTGAAGAACTGGAAAATACTTTTGAAATAAGGACATTTCTGGACCATGACCCTTATAAAGTTTTAATTAGGACAATTCTGTCTCAAAGAACTCGTGATGAAAATACAGATCAGGCCACTAATAATTTATTTTCCAAATATAAGGACATCTATGAAGTTGTCGATGCTCCAATCGATGATATAAAAGAGTTAATTCGTCCTGCTGGTTTTTATAATGTCAAAGCAGCTAGAATTGTTGAAGTTTCACAGATTTTAATCGATGAATACGGTGGGGAAGTTCCTGATACTGTTGAGGAATTGGTCAAGCTTCCAGGGGTTGGCAGAAAAACAGCGAATTGCGTTATGGTTTTTGCTTTCGAGCTTCCGGCCATTCCGGTTGATACTCATGTGCACAGAATTTCAAATAGATTGGGTTTGGTCGATACCAAAGATCCGGAGGATACTGAATTTGAATTGTCCAAGATTGCTCCAAGGGATTTATGGATTAAATTGAATGATTTGATGGTTCAGTTTGGGCAAAATATCTGTAAACCGATTTCTCCGCAATGTGAAATTTGTCCTTGCACTGACATTTGCGATTATTTTAAAGATAATCCTTAA
- a CDS encoding transcriptional regulator, with amino-acid sequence MKPPCEIVVWYVIPAIRSELAKELLNLGMKQKDVSELMDITQPAVSQYITDKRGSGIKLDENVRAMIHDFARQLSEGEATKADLIPRTCKICNNVKIVDVLEQLNIDKSQLGDDCQSCLGSEVN; translated from the coding sequence ATGAAACCTCCTTGTGAAATTGTTGTATGGTATGTAATTCCTGCTATTAGATCAGAGCTAGCAAAAGAGTTATTAAACTTAGGAATGAAACAGAAAGATGTTTCAGAACTTATGGATATTACTCAACCTGCAGTATCTCAATATATAACAGATAAACGTGGTAGCGGAATTAAACTTGATGAAAATGTCAGAGCTATGATTCATGATTTTGCTCGTCAGTTATCTGAAGGTGAAGCTACTAAAGCTGATTTAATACCAAGAACTTGTAAAATTTGTAATAATGTTAAAATAGTTGATGTTTTAGAACAACTTAATATTGATAAATCCCAACTTGGCGATGATTGTCAATCTTGTTTAGGTTCTGAAGTAAATTAG
- a CDS encoding desulfoferrodoxin family protein, which produces MAKILKCEECGSIIQVLAVGDENACNDHMLAIPVQTEGEKSPKHKPVVEIDGDKVTVKVGEAAHPMDDDHYIQFLIVEAGAEQYAKCFKPGDVAEATFTIEAADDVVAYAFCNLHGLWSSE; this is translated from the coding sequence ATGGCAAAAATATTAAAATGTGAAGAATGTGGAAGTATTATCCAAGTTTTAGCTGTCGGCGATGAAAATGCATGCAATGACCACATGCTTGCAATTCCAGTACAAACTGAAGGAGAAAAATCTCCTAAACACAAACCAGTTGTTGAAATTGATGGTGATAAAGTAACCGTTAAAGTCGGTGAAGCTGCTCACCCAATGGATGATGATCACTACATTCAATTTTTAATTGTTGAAGCTGGTGCTGAACAATATGCAAAATGCTTCAAACCTGGAGACGTTGCAGAAGCAACCTTCACTATTGAAGCAGCTGATGATGTTGTAGCATACGCATTCTGTAACTTACACGGACTCTGGTCCAGCGAATAA
- the cysS gene encoding cysteine--tRNA ligase: MDVYSTLTRSKETFVTINNNRVNLFVCGPTVYDDAHIGHGRTYISFDTIKRYLEYKGYAVFYIQNITDIDDKIINRSKESGIPAQELARKFEKRYKEDMSKLNVNGVNLFARATDHVDEILDQIQRLIDKGFAYETEDGVYFEIDKFPEFGKLSNRNVEELESHRDLADTTKKNPQDFALWKKRVGVDEPVWPSPWGDGRPGWHIEDTAITEYYFGPQYDAHGGGLDLIFPHHEAEITQMEAVSGKAPMVKFWLHTGFLNVNGEKMSKSLNNFITIRELLKDYSAETFRFFVLSTHYRSPIDFSKDSLHQSEKSLDRIRKYYELLDVEVGEETYESDVLAPHKKEFFDSMDDDFNTPKAIAAIFGLINDTKNELDNLSDSDKVAIKAFLDDAAHIFGISFETEEVNAGSDDLLNVISEVRSELRANKQYDLSDKIRDNLQALGYEIND, translated from the coding sequence ATGGATGTTTATTCAACTTTAACTCGCAGTAAAGAGACTTTTGTAACAATTAATAATAACAGAGTTAACTTATTTGTTTGCGGGCCTACTGTTTATGATGATGCTCATATTGGGCATGGAAGAACCTACATTTCATTTGATACAATCAAAAGATATTTGGAATATAAGGGCTATGCCGTATTTTATATCCAGAATATCACAGATATTGATGATAAAATCATTAACAGATCAAAAGAAAGTGGAATTCCAGCACAGGAGTTAGCCCGTAAGTTTGAAAAAAGATACAAAGAAGACATGAGCAAATTGAATGTCAATGGTGTAAATTTATTTGCAAGAGCAACAGATCATGTTGATGAAATTCTAGACCAAATTCAAAGATTAATTGATAAGGGTTTTGCTTATGAAACCGAAGATGGTGTTTACTTTGAAATAGATAAATTCCCGGAATTCGGTAAATTATCAAACAGAAATGTTGAAGAGTTGGAATCTCACAGAGATTTAGCTGATACAACCAAGAAAAATCCACAGGACTTTGCACTTTGGAAAAAACGTGTTGGAGTGGATGAACCTGTATGGCCATCTCCATGGGGAGACGGAAGGCCTGGATGGCACATTGAAGACACTGCAATTACCGAATACTACTTCGGACCACAATACGATGCCCACGGTGGAGGTTTGGATTTAATTTTCCCACACCACGAAGCGGAAATTACTCAAATGGAAGCTGTAAGCGGTAAGGCTCCGATGGTAAAATTCTGGTTGCACACAGGATTTTTAAATGTAAACGGAGAAAAAATGTCAAAATCCTTAAACAACTTCATCACTATTCGTGAATTGCTTAAGGATTATTCTGCTGAAACTTTCAGATTCTTTGTTTTATCTACTCATTACAGAAGCCCTATTGACTTTTCAAAGGATTCACTTCATCAATCTGAAAAAAGCTTGGATAGAATCAGAAAGTACTATGAGCTTCTTGATGTTGAAGTCGGTGAGGAAACTTATGAATCAGATGTGTTAGCTCCTCATAAGAAAGAATTCTTTGACAGCATGGATGATGACTTCAATACTCCAAAGGCCATTGCAGCTATCTTTGGATTAATCAATGATACTAAAAATGAATTGGATAATTTATCAGATTCTGATAAAGTGGCCATTAAAGCATTTTTAGATGATGCTGCTCATATTTTTGGTATTAGCTTTGAAACTGAAGAGGTTAATGCCGGATCAGATGATTTGCTTAATGTAATTTCTGAAGTCAGATCAGAGCTTCGAGCTAACAAGCAATATGATTTGTCTGATAAAATCCGTGACAACCTACAAGCGTTAGGTTATGAAATTAATGATTAA
- a CDS encoding cysteine desulfurase family protein has translation MYLDNSATTQVSKEVFEEMKPYFTEVFGNPSTLYGFGRESKKALNQARQRVADAINANPDEIIFTGGGSESDNLAIKGIAFKFLNEGKHIITTEFEHPAVKETLKFLESLDFKVTYLPVYENGIIKIEDLKEAITPETILITIMHGNNEIGTIQPIEEIGKIAREKGITFHTDAVQTFGKIEVDVEKLNVDLLSLSSHKINGPKGVGALYIKKGTRVVPLIHGGGQERGIRAGTENVAGVVGFGKACELASEQLDEHYVKLSSIRDELIEKVLNTIPESYVNGDMEHRLPNLVNFRFKAIEGESLILLLDAKGYQASTGSACSSNKLEASPVLTALGLDPVDVHGSLRLSLAPESDSFDVDEFVNILADAVARLREMSPLWNQELDYNGVMCRKHGDDCRMC, from the coding sequence ATGTATTTGGATAATTCAGCAACTACACAGGTCAGCAAAGAAGTTTTTGAAGAAATGAAACCTTATTTCACAGAAGTGTTTGGAAATCCTTCCACTCTATATGGATTTGGTCGTGAATCTAAAAAAGCGTTAAATCAAGCCCGTCAAAGAGTGGCGGATGCAATCAATGCAAATCCGGATGAAATTATTTTCACAGGCGGAGGATCAGAATCTGATAACTTGGCAATTAAAGGTATCGCTTTCAAATTCCTCAACGAAGGTAAACATATAATCACAACAGAATTTGAACACCCTGCCGTAAAGGAAACTTTGAAATTCTTGGAGTCATTAGACTTCAAAGTAACATACCTACCAGTCTATGAAAATGGTATAATAAAAATCGAAGACTTAAAAGAAGCAATAACTCCTGAAACAATTCTAATTACTATTATGCATGGTAATAATGAAATTGGTACAATTCAACCAATTGAAGAGATTGGTAAAATTGCACGTGAAAAAGGAATTACATTTCACACCGATGCGGTTCAAACATTCGGCAAGATTGAAGTTGATGTTGAAAAATTGAATGTTGATCTTCTATCTTTATCTTCTCATAAAATTAATGGTCCTAAAGGTGTTGGAGCATTATACATTAAGAAAGGAACTCGTGTTGTCCCGCTTATCCATGGAGGGGGACAAGAAAGAGGTATTAGAGCAGGAACTGAAAACGTTGCAGGTGTTGTTGGATTTGGAAAAGCTTGCGAGCTAGCTAGTGAACAATTAGATGAACATTATGTTAAATTGTCCTCCATTAGGGATGAACTAATTGAAAAGGTATTGAACACTATTCCAGAATCTTATGTAAACGGTGATATGGAACATAGACTTCCAAATCTTGTTAACTTCAGATTTAAAGCAATTGAAGGTGAATCATTAATTCTCTTGTTGGATGCTAAAGGATATCAGGCTTCAACAGGATCAGCATGTTCATCCAATAAGTTGGAAGCTTCTCCAGTATTGACCGCTTTAGGATTGGACCCTGTTGATGTGCATGGATCTTTGAGATTGTCCTTAGCTCCCGAAAGTGATAGTTTTGATGTTGATGAATTTGTAAATATTCTTGCCGATGCAGTTGCAAGATTAAGGGAAATGTCACCTTTATGGAATCAGGAATTGGACTATAATGGTGTAATGTGTAGAAAACACGGTGATGACTGTAGGATGTGTTAA
- the nifU gene encoding Fe-S cluster assembly scaffold protein NifU: MDYSEKVMDHFANPRNCRKMEDANGVGTVGNPTCGDLMTIYIKVNDDKVIEDISFQTFGCGAAIATSSMITEIAVGKTLDEALQISRNDVAEELDGLPPIKMHCSNLAADGLQAAIENYYETNQ, translated from the coding sequence ATGGATTATTCAGAAAAGGTAATGGACCACTTTGCAAACCCTAGAAACTGTAGAAAAATGGAAGATGCAAACGGTGTCGGAACAGTTGGAAACCCGACATGCGGAGATTTGATGACAATTTATATCAAAGTCAATGATGATAAAGTGATTGAGGACATATCATTTCAGACTTTTGGTTGTGGAGCAGCAATTGCAACCAGCAGCATGATTACAGAAATTGCAGTTGGCAAAACATTGGATGAAGCTTTGCAAATTTCCAGAAATGATGTTGCGGAAGAATTAGATGGTCTTCCACCTATAAAAATGCATTGTTCAAACCTTGCCGCAGACGGTCTTCAGGCAGCTATAGAAAACTATTATGAAACCAATCAATAA
- a CDS encoding O-acetylhomoserine aminocarboxypropyltransferase/cysteine synthase family protein, producing the protein MTNKNYGLATLGVRAGQQPDPVTGAQAVPIYQTTSYVFKDSDEAARRFALQEFGQIYSRLTNPTSDVFEARIAAIEGGNSGISTSSGLAAISYAILNVTEPGDNIVSADNLYGGTYQLFNYTFKDLAREVKFVNSQDLQAFEDAIDEKTKAIYVESIGNPKLDVPDFEALAEIAHSHDIPLIVDNTVGVGLVRPLEHGADVIAASATKYVGGHGTAVGGYIVDSGKFNWGNGKFANFTKPDPSYHGLVFWDAFGDVPELGNLAFTVRIRARLLRDLGATQAPVHSFIFLQGLESLDVRVKRHSENALKVAKFLESHPKVKWVNYPGLESHPTYEINKKYLKDNFAGILGFGVEGGEEAGRKVIEKLELFSILANIGDAKSLAIHPASTTHQQLSPEEQEATGVTPDFIRLSIGLEDVNDLIDDLSQALDSLD; encoded by the coding sequence ATGACAAATAAAAATTATGGATTAGCAACATTAGGTGTACGCGCAGGACAACAACCAGACCCCGTAACTGGGGCTCAAGCAGTTCCAATTTATCAAACTACTTCGTATGTATTTAAAGATTCAGATGAAGCTGCAAGGAGATTCGCCCTTCAAGAGTTTGGACAAATTTACTCCAGACTTACAAACCCAACCAGCGATGTATTTGAAGCAAGAATTGCTGCAATCGAAGGTGGTAATTCAGGTATTTCAACATCAAGTGGTCTTGCAGCAATCTCATATGCAATCTTAAATGTAACAGAACCTGGAGATAATATTGTCTCTGCAGACAACCTTTATGGAGGAACATACCAATTGTTCAACTATACCTTCAAGGATCTTGCAAGGGAGGTCAAATTTGTAAACTCACAGGATTTGCAGGCTTTTGAAGACGCAATTGATGAAAAGACAAAGGCAATCTATGTTGAATCAATCGGAAATCCAAAACTGGATGTGCCTGACTTTGAAGCATTAGCAGAAATTGCACACTCTCATGACATCCCATTGATTGTAGACAATACAGTTGGTGTAGGATTGGTTAGGCCATTGGAACATGGCGCAGACGTTATTGCAGCATCAGCAACCAAATATGTTGGAGGCCACGGTACTGCAGTTGGAGGATATATTGTAGATTCAGGTAAGTTCAACTGGGGAAACGGCAAATTTGCAAATTTCACCAAACCGGACCCAAGTTATCATGGATTAGTATTTTGGGATGCATTCGGTGATGTTCCTGAACTTGGAAATCTTGCATTTACTGTAAGGATAAGAGCAAGACTTTTAAGAGACTTGGGTGCAACTCAAGCACCGGTTCACAGTTTCATATTCTTGCAAGGGCTTGAAAGTCTTGACGTTAGGGTAAAAAGACATTCTGAAAATGCACTTAAAGTGGCTAAATTTTTAGAATCTCATCCGAAAGTTAAATGGGTAAACTACCCTGGATTGGAATCACATCCAACCTATGAAATCAACAAAAAATACTTGAAAGATAACTTTGCAGGAATCTTAGGATTTGGAGTTGAAGGGGGAGAAGAAGCAGGTCGCAAAGTAATTGAAAAACTCGAACTGTTCTCTATACTTGCAAATATCGGTGATGCAAAAAGCCTAGCAATACATCCTGCAAGTACAACCCACCAGCAATTAAGTCCTGAAGAGCAGGAAGCAACTGGTGTAACACCTGACTTTATCAGGCTTTCAATTGGTTTAGAGGATGTCAATGATTTAATTGATGATTTAAGTCAAGCTTTAGATAGTTTAGATTAA